The Methanocalculus natronophilus genome includes a window with the following:
- the malQ gene encoding 4-alpha-glucanotransferase, producing MTGSRESGILCPVSSLPSDHGIGDFGPAAVEFIDFLAQARQRIWQILPLNPAGADGSPYYADSSFAGNRLLISPDLLAEDGLITKAECQAARQPIGPVQYARAGAIRDKLMDSVVKRLPAAGFCDDLETFIQEESGWLFDYALFRVLKEDHGNAPWTAWDPALRDRDPDALSGAASRNAARIHTIWVEQWLFMRQWEALRSHASSHGIELFGDLPIYTTHDSADVWAHPHLFELNARGLPSEVAGVPPDYFSSTGQRWGNPLYRWDQHEEEGFTWWLSRIGRALSLYDRLRIDHFRGLAAFWAIPAEYRTARKGRWMEGPGETLLSAIDRHFPDACLVAEDLGVIDDSVTDLMQKAGIPGMRVLQFAFSGDAENPHLPHNHPQNAYIYTGTHDNPPARGWFLDDATRRERTCLRRYLGREVSADDIADVLLRMAFSSVARHAVVPVWDLLNCGSEARMNRPGTEAGNWRWRLPAGWCTIGITSSLCQATETYGRAR from the coding sequence ATGACCGGATCGCGTGAAAGCGGTATTCTCTGTCCGGTATCGTCTCTCCCCTCAGACCATGGCATCGGTGATTTCGGTCCTGCTGCAGTTGAGTTCATTGATTTTCTCGCGCAGGCCCGCCAGCGGATCTGGCAGATCCTGCCCCTGAACCCGGCAGGCGCTGACGGCTCTCCCTACTATGCGGACTCCTCGTTTGCCGGAAACCGTCTTTTGATCAGTCCTGATCTTCTTGCTGAGGACGGCCTGATTACAAAAGCAGAATGCCAGGCAGCCAGGCAACCGATCGGACCCGTACAGTATGCGAGAGCCGGTGCCATACGGGACAAACTCATGGACTCTGTGGTTAAACGATTGCCTGCAGCAGGTTTTTGTGATGACCTTGAGACATTTATCCAGGAAGAGTCCGGATGGCTCTTTGATTATGCACTGTTCCGGGTGCTGAAAGAAGATCACGGCAATGCTCCCTGGACAGCATGGGATCCGGCTCTCCGGGACCGGGATCCGGATGCACTATCCGGGGCAGCCAGTCGGAATGCTGCCCGAATCCACACCATTTGGGTGGAACAGTGGCTGTTTATGCGCCAGTGGGAGGCGCTCCGCTCCCATGCATCGTCTCATGGTATTGAGCTGTTTGGGGATCTGCCGATCTATACCACCCATGACAGTGCCGATGTATGGGCACATCCCCATCTCTTCGAGCTCAATGCACGTGGTCTTCCATCTGAGGTTGCCGGTGTCCCACCCGACTATTTCAGCTCCACCGGGCAGCGGTGGGGCAATCCCCTGTATCGCTGGGATCAGCATGAAGAAGAAGGATTCACATGGTGGCTCTCGAGAATCGGGCGTGCCCTCTCCCTCTATGACCGGCTTCGGATCGATCACTTCCGCGGTCTTGCAGCCTTCTGGGCAATCCCGGCGGAATATAGGACCGCACGAAAGGGCCGGTGGATGGAAGGGCCTGGGGAAACGCTCCTTTCTGCCATAGATCGCCATTTCCCGGATGCCTGCCTGGTTGCAGAAGATCTCGGGGTAATTGATGATTCAGTAACGGATCTGATGCAGAAAGCTGGCATACCGGGGATGCGGGTGCTCCAGTTTGCCTTCTCCGGAGATGCAGAGAATCCTCATCTTCCGCATAACCATCCGCAGAATGCATACATCTACACCGGCACCCACGACAACCCTCCGGCCAGGGGCTGGTTTCTTGATGATGCCACCAGGCGTGAACGGACCTGCCTTCGCCGCTACCTGGGCAGGGAGGTTTCAGCTGATGATATCGCAGATGTACTGCTCAGAATGGCCTTCTCTTCTGTTGCGAGGCACGCGGTTGTGCCGGTCTGGGATCTGCTGAATTGTGGAT
- a CDS encoding DUF3536 domain-containing protein has product MSRFICIHGHFYQPPRENPWFERIEVQDSAYPFHDWNERITAECYAPNSAARILDEDGLITSVVNNYSMISFNAGPTLLSWLEDKNPTVYLALIEADRIGSGHFKGHGPAIAQCYNHMIMPLATLRDKKTQVRWGIEDFHHRFGREPEGMWLPELAVDRETLGIMADEGIGFVILEPHQVRRVRSGEDGDWMDLPGGWLDPTIPYRVDTGNGQDMAVFVNNDGIAHKVAFGNLLRDGHWFADHLRSAFDDRPTDQLVHFAIDGETYGHHYRFGEMALAYCLSRLESEGVRRTVYGEYLADHPPVMEIEIHENTAWSCPHALSRWKGGCTCSTGAHPDWSLAWRGYLRAAFDLLRDRGAVHFEHAGSAIFADPWAARDDYIRVINERSREVQDAFLKKHADHPLTRDEHVNALELLEMQRNLMLMYTSCGWFFDDISGIEAVQVMWYAARAMQLCRLTGGDDPEEDFLQILGKARSNRPGLSDGATVWQRLVVPYRTDLRKVCGQYALTSLFCSYPATSRHDIYQVTRCSEEREQEGVRRIAVGKAGIQSLVTCESKDFSYAAVYPGGPDLIAGVVPYAGDQHLQEIRDALFAAFWDPDSKTLYRELAGWFGDGCLRGTDLLRDEARRVVRLILKTSIRSIEDSFQDIYRTYLPLMEAMHLLDMPIPEAIAVPVGHILNRDLITELGHDRPDPIGIAECVDAMQRFSISPDKTQLSYLAGNRLRDLIRDLLKDPENASITGSIIALIDAITELSLDPPLWEAQNAFIQLRDAFDPAPGDSLPLPEMCRSLIEQYEAVGAFLGVRL; this is encoded by the coding sequence ATGAGCCGTTTCATCTGTATCCATGGCCATTTTTACCAGCCTCCCCGGGAAAATCCCTGGTTTGAGCGGATAGAGGTGCAGGATTCCGCGTACCCCTTCCATGACTGGAACGAACGGATCACCGCCGAATGCTATGCACCAAACTCCGCTGCGAGGATTCTCGATGAAGACGGCCTGATCACGAGCGTGGTAAACAATTACTCGATGATCAGTTTCAATGCCGGACCGACACTTCTCTCCTGGCTCGAAGACAAGAACCCGACTGTGTATCTTGCTCTCATTGAGGCCGATCGGATCGGTTCAGGCCATTTCAAAGGTCATGGTCCGGCGATAGCCCAGTGCTATAACCATATGATCATGCCGCTTGCGACGCTCAGGGATAAAAAAACCCAGGTCAGGTGGGGTATTGAGGATTTCCATCACCGGTTTGGGAGGGAGCCGGAAGGGATGTGGCTCCCGGAACTCGCCGTTGATCGTGAGACACTTGGGATCATGGCTGACGAGGGGATCGGGTTTGTCATCCTCGAGCCGCACCAGGTTCGCCGGGTCAGGTCCGGCGAAGATGGTGACTGGATGGATCTGCCCGGCGGCTGGCTGGATCCAACGATTCCCTATCGGGTGGATACAGGCAACGGCCAGGATATGGCAGTTTTTGTCAATAATGACGGGATCGCCCATAAGGTTGCATTCGGCAACCTGCTCAGGGATGGCCACTGGTTTGCTGACCACCTGAGAAGTGCATTTGATGATCGCCCAACAGATCAGCTCGTCCATTTTGCCATTGACGGGGAGACCTATGGACACCATTACCGGTTCGGGGAGATGGCACTTGCATACTGCCTCTCAAGGCTTGAGAGCGAAGGTGTGAGACGTACGGTCTATGGCGAATATCTTGCTGATCATCCCCCGGTAATGGAGATCGAGATCCATGAAAATACTGCATGGAGCTGTCCCCACGCCCTCTCCCGGTGGAAAGGTGGGTGCACCTGTTCCACCGGTGCACATCCTGACTGGTCGCTTGCATGGAGAGGGTATCTCCGTGCAGCCTTTGATCTCCTGCGTGATCGTGGTGCAGTGCATTTTGAGCATGCAGGCTCTGCCATCTTTGCTGACCCCTGGGCTGCCCGTGATGACTATATCAGGGTTATCAATGAGAGAAGCAGGGAGGTGCAGGATGCATTCCTAAAGAAGCATGCAGATCATCCCTTAACCCGTGACGAGCATGTCAATGCGCTTGAACTCCTTGAGATGCAGCGGAACCTGATGCTGATGTATACCAGCTGTGGCTGGTTTTTCGATGATATTTCGGGAATTGAGGCTGTACAGGTGATGTGGTATGCTGCCCGGGCCATGCAGCTCTGCCGGTTGACCGGCGGCGACGATCCTGAAGAGGATTTTCTTCAGATTCTTGGGAAAGCCCGGTCCAACAGGCCCGGCTTGTCAGATGGTGCAACGGTCTGGCAGAGGCTCGTTGTCCCGTATAGGACGGATTTGAGGAAGGTATGCGGCCAGTATGCCCTGACATCACTCTTCTGTTCCTATCCTGCAACAAGCCGCCATGACATCTACCAGGTGACCCGCTGTTCTGAAGAGAGGGAGCAGGAGGGGGTGAGGCGGATTGCTGTTGGCAAAGCCGGTATCCAGTCTCTGGTAACCTGCGAATCAAAGGATTTCAGCTATGCAGCGGTGTACCCCGGCGGCCCTGACCTCATAGCCGGGGTTGTGCCGTATGCTGGTGATCAGCATCTCCAGGAGATCCGCGATGCTCTATTTGCCGCCTTCTGGGATCCGGACTCAAAGACTCTCTACAGGGAACTGGCTGGCTGGTTTGGAGATGGATGTCTGAGGGGAACGGATCTCCTCAGAGACGAGGCACGCAGGGTTGTCAGGCTCATTCTAAAAACCAGTATCAGATCGATAGAGGATTCGTTCCAGGATATCTACCGGACATACCTTCCACTCATGGAGGCGATGCACCTGCTGGATATGCCAATCCCGGAGGCAATAGCGGTTCCTGTTGGACACATCCTCAACAGGGATCTGATCACGGAACTTGGCCATGACCGTCCTGATCCTATCGGTATAGCAGAGTGTGTTGATGCAATGCAGCGGTTTTCCATCTCACCAGACAAGACGCAGCTCTCCTATCTGGCAGGCAACAGGCTCAGGGACCTGATCCGGGATCTGCTAAAAGATCCCGAGAACGCCTCCATCACCGGATCAATTATCGCGCTTATCGATGCAATAACCGAACTATCTCTTGACCCGCCTCTCTGGGAGGCGCAGAATGCATTTATCCAGCTGAGAGATGCCTTTGATCCGGCACCCGGCGACTCCCTCCCGCTCCCGGAGATGTGCCGGTCCTTGATCGAACAGTACGAGGCTGTCGGAGCCTTCCTCGGGGTGAGGTTATGA